The Rana temporaria chromosome 13, aRanTem1.1, whole genome shotgun sequence genome has a window encoding:
- the LOC120920060 gene encoding piggyBac transposable element-derived protein 4-like, giving the protein MASKRHFSTSKAALDQISDSDSDTEFLAELSDSDSDSWQDSSYDSDSDQRSSDSDESPLELSEVRTWCPIDCGMDAVPPPRFPFTGSPGMKVEVDHNDPLAYLKLFLTDDVIEKIVTETNRYKEQQSTTLHSKFSRSRKWEPVSKEDIWKFLGLILLQGVVGKPLQRWYWTKNKLLATPFFGTIMSEYRFSLIMKNLHFTNNEDFDEATHPAPKLKKIWEVFQMIITNFQQAYVPDRDISIDESLMAYKGRLSWIQYIASKRARFGIKSYMLCESTTGYIWNSIIYTGKGTQFNPRYSDYGMATSSVLSLLEPLLNQGYCVTTDNFYTSPELYEFLLKNKTDAYGTARANRRDLPCMFSKKKLKTGEMVAWQKGKMMAMRWRDKKDVCLMSTVHTTSTAMVHTRGGKDVKKPQLVIDYNNTMGGVDRADQAMTFYPAMRKQQKKYYKKIFRHLLEQCMWNAYILHKGRSDKPLVHSDFIWKVVEQIFLNYQTPSVAVNRSGRRAVDIVNPERLTGRHFTDYIPPSAKKAAPTRMCVVCCSKRDGNGKKVRKETRFYCSDCDVGLCAVPCFKIYHTQDVY; this is encoded by the coding sequence atggcatcaAAGCGTCACTTTAGCACCTCCAAAGCGGCTTTGGATCAGATAAGTGACAGCGACAGCGACACAGAGTTCCTCGCAGAATTGAGCGACAGCGATAGCGATTCGTGGCAAGATTCGTCATACGACTCCGACTCTGACCAGAGAAGTAGCGACAGCGACGAATCTCCACTTGAGCTCAGTGAggtgcgcacttggtgccctattgATTGCGGTATGGATGCAGTACCACCGCCAAGATTCCCGTTTACAGGATCGCCTGGGATGAAGGTAGAAGTTGATCACAATGATCCTTTGGCGTACCTAAAATTATTTCTGACAGATGACGTCATTGAAAAGATTGTCACGGAGACAAACCGCTACAAAGAGCAGCAATCCACTACTCTGCACAGCAAGTTTTCCAgatccagaaaatgggaacctGTGAGTAAGGAGGACATATGGAAATTTCTGGGGCTAATACTTCTCCAAGGGGTGGTGGGTAAACCCCTGCAGAGATGGTACTGGACTAAAAATAAATTGCTGGCAACCCCATTTTTTGGCACCATCATGTCCGAGTACCGATTTTCCCTCATAATGAAGAATCTACACTTCACCAACAATGAGGACTTTGACGAAGCCACACATCCAGCGCCCAAACTGAAGAAAATCTGGGAAGTATTCCAAATGATTATAACAAATTTCCAGCAGGCCTATGTCCCAGACCGTGACATCAGCATTGATGAAAGTCTGATGGCTTACAAAGGACGCCTCAGCTGGATTCAATACATCGCATCCAAGAGAGCGCGGTTTGGAATAAAATCCTATATGCTCTGCGAGTCTACAACTGGCTATATATGGAATTCCATCATATACACCGGCAAAGGAACACAATTCAACCCCAGGTACAGCGACTATGGGATGGCAACGTCATCAGTCCTTTCATTGCTTGAACCATTGCTCAATCAGGGGTATTGTGTAACAACCGACAACTTTTACACGTCGCCTGAGCTGTACGAGTTTCTACTAAAAAACAAGACTGACGCATATGGAACCGCTAGAGCCAACCGACGTGACCTGCCATGTATGTTTTCCAAGAAAAAACTGAAAACAGGAGAAATGGTGGCCTGGCAGAAAGGAAAGATGATGGCAATGCGTTGGCGTGACAAAAAAGACGTGTGCCTAATGAGTACAGTACATAccacctccactgccatggtccacACAAGAGGTGGGAAAGATGTCAAAAAGCCACAACTTGTGATCGATTACAACAACACCATGGGAGGAGTCGATAGAGCCGATCAGGCGATGACCTTCTATCCAGCTATGcggaagcaacaaaaaaaatactataaaaaaatattcaggcATCTCCTGGAACAATGTATGTGGAATGCCTATATACTGCACAAGGGAAGGAGTGACAAGCCTCTTGTTCACTCCGACTTCATCTGGAAGGTGGTGGAGCAAATTTTTTTGAACTACCAAACGCCATCAGTGGCCGTGAACAGATCTGGACGTCGCGCTGTTGACATTGTAAACCCAGAGAGGctgactggtcgtcactttaCGGATTACATCCCGCCAAGCGCAAAAAAGGCAGCACCTACAAGAATGTGTGTAGTTTGCTGCTCAAAGCGAGATGGGAATGGAAAAAAAGTCCGAAAGGAAACAAGGTTCTATTGCTCTGATTGTGACGTTGGTCTATGTGCAGTCCCATGTTTCAAAATTTACCACACCCAGGATGTTTACTGA